Proteins from a single region of Belliella baltica DSM 15883:
- a CDS encoding M16 family metallopeptidase — MQYNLKELSNGIRIIHMEVPHTRMVHSGFILNIGSRDESKEQEGLVHFWEHMAFKGTKKRKAFHIINRLESLGGELNAYTTKEKVCFYASILKEHFNKAAELLCDITFNSTFPEKQIEKERQVILEEMAMYRDSPEDAIQDEFDELVFEGHALGRNILGTEETVGKFSQQDFFDFISSRMDTTNIVFSVVGNISFKKVLNQVEGFLSAIPAKRSLYIRSGYSQYVPKTKVIEKDISQAHCAIGKPAYSIYDPKRFKLYLLNNILGGPSMNSRLNLSLREKHGYVYAVESSFQTYSDTGFLGIFFGTEENTVKRASKLVLKEMEKLRTQKLGTMQLHMAKEQAIGQMAMAEENYAALMLVFGKNLLDKGRIDSLDSIFGMIRETTSEELQEIANEVFAPDQLSFLTYLPK; from the coding sequence ATGCAATACAACCTCAAAGAACTATCAAACGGAATCAGAATCATTCACATGGAAGTGCCTCACACGAGGATGGTTCATTCGGGATTTATATTGAATATTGGAAGTAGGGACGAGTCGAAAGAACAAGAGGGACTTGTTCACTTTTGGGAGCACATGGCCTTTAAAGGTACCAAAAAGCGCAAAGCCTTCCATATTATCAACCGTTTGGAATCGCTAGGCGGTGAACTCAATGCCTACACCACGAAAGAGAAAGTATGCTTTTACGCCAGTATTCTAAAAGAACATTTCAATAAAGCTGCTGAGTTACTTTGTGACATTACCTTCAACAGTACATTTCCAGAAAAACAAATCGAAAAAGAAAGGCAAGTTATCTTAGAAGAAATGGCGATGTATCGGGATTCTCCAGAAGATGCCATTCAAGATGAATTTGATGAATTGGTTTTTGAAGGGCATGCTTTGGGTCGTAACATCCTTGGGACGGAGGAAACGGTAGGAAAATTCAGTCAGCAGGACTTCTTTGATTTTATTTCCAGCAGAATGGACACGACAAATATTGTTTTTTCTGTGGTCGGAAATATCAGTTTCAAGAAAGTGCTAAACCAAGTCGAGGGATTTCTTTCAGCTATCCCTGCAAAAAGGAGTCTATACATCAGAAGTGGCTATTCGCAATATGTCCCAAAGACAAAAGTGATAGAAAAAGATATCAGTCAAGCTCATTGTGCTATTGGGAAACCTGCCTATTCTATCTACGACCCAAAAAGATTTAAGCTTTATCTATTGAACAATATTCTTGGTGGGCCGAGTATGAACTCAAGACTCAATCTTTCATTAAGAGAAAAGCATGGCTATGTATATGCCGTGGAATCTTCTTTTCAAACTTATTCAGACACAGGCTTCTTAGGAATATTTTTCGGAACGGAAGAAAATACGGTGAAACGGGCAAGCAAGCTTGTACTCAAAGAAATGGAAAAACTTCGAACTCAAAAGCTAGGAACCATGCAGCTTCATATGGCCAAAGAACAAGCGATAGGTCAAATGGCGATGGCAGAAGAAAACTATGCTGCTTTGATGTTAGTTTTCGGTAAAAATCTTCTGGATAAAGGCAGAATTGATTCGCTTGACAGTATCTTTGGGATGATTCGTGAAACTACTTCTGAAGAACTTCAAGAAATAGCAAACGAAGTATTTGCACCTGATCAATTGAGTTTTCTAACCTATTTACCCAAATAA
- a CDS encoding aminopeptidase P family protein: protein MKYNPLPKELYIKNRKKLTEKLPAKSVAVFHSNDIMPTNADGTMRFRQNNDIFYLSGIDQEESILILCPDFPNPDMREVLFLRETNEHIAIWEGHKYTKDEALEASGIQNIQWLANFDQVLNTLMSLSENVFLNTNEHLRADVQVESRDSRFIKTCKERFPLHTYHRVAPLMHQLRAVKEQEEINQMQIACDITEKGFRRILSFVKPGVTEYEIEAEFIHEFIRNRSKGFAYEPIIASGANACVLHYIENKEICKDGDLILFDVGAEYGNYNADMSRTIPVNGRFTKRQRAVYDSVLRVQSAAMDILRPGVNIQDYHKEVGLIMQSELVSLGLIDQTDIKNQDPKWPAYKKYFMHGTSHHLGLDVHDVGTMYEAITPGMVFTVEPGIYIQEEGLGIRLENNIVIQDNGYFDLMRNIPIEAEEIEELMNKG, encoded by the coding sequence ATGAAATATAACCCACTTCCAAAAGAGCTTTATATCAAAAACCGCAAGAAGTTGACCGAGAAATTGCCAGCGAAATCTGTAGCTGTTTTTCATTCGAATGACATCATGCCAACCAATGCTGACGGGACAATGCGGTTCAGGCAGAATAATGATATTTTTTACCTGAGTGGAATTGATCAGGAAGAGTCCATTTTGATCCTTTGTCCTGATTTTCCCAATCCTGATATGCGGGAAGTACTTTTTTTAAGAGAGACAAACGAACATATAGCCATCTGGGAAGGGCACAAATACACCAAAGACGAAGCACTTGAAGCATCAGGAATTCAAAATATTCAATGGCTAGCCAATTTTGATCAGGTGCTCAATACCTTGATGTCGCTGAGCGAAAATGTATTCCTCAATACCAACGAACACCTGCGAGCAGATGTACAGGTAGAGAGTAGAGATTCAAGGTTTATCAAAACTTGCAAAGAGAGATTTCCGCTTCATACCTATCATCGCGTAGCACCTTTGATGCATCAATTGAGGGCAGTAAAGGAGCAGGAGGAAATCAATCAGATGCAAATCGCCTGTGACATTACTGAAAAAGGCTTTAGAAGAATCCTCTCTTTTGTGAAGCCGGGTGTTACAGAATATGAAATCGAGGCGGAATTTATCCATGAATTTATCCGAAATAGAAGTAAAGGTTTTGCTTACGAACCCATCATCGCTTCTGGTGCAAATGCCTGTGTGTTGCATTACATCGAAAACAAAGAAATATGCAAGGATGGTGATTTGATCCTCTTCGACGTGGGAGCGGAATATGGAAATTACAATGCTGATATGTCAAGGACGATCCCTGTCAATGGCAGATTCACCAAAAGGCAGCGAGCTGTTTATGATTCTGTCTTGCGTGTACAAAGTGCAGCTATGGATATCTTAAGGCCTGGTGTGAATATTCAGGATTACCACAAAGAAGTTGGATTGATTATGCAGTCTGAGTTGGTTAGTTTGGGCTTGATCGACCAGACAGATATCAAAAACCAAGATCCAAAATGGCCTGCTTACAAAAAATACTTTATGCACGGCACTTCTCACCATTTAGGATTAGATGTTCATGATGTAGGAACGATGTACGAAGCGATAACTCCAGGGATGGTTTTCACTGTAGAACCAGGGATTTACATTCAAGAAGAAGGTTTGGGGATTAGATTAGAAAACAATATCGTCATCCAAGACAACGGCTACTTCGACCTGATGCGCAATATCCCGATAGAAGCAGAGGAGATTGAGGAACTGATGAATAAAGGATAA